The Arctopsyche grandis isolate Sample6627 chromosome 12, ASM5162203v2, whole genome shotgun sequence genome includes the window CTTTGGACGGTTCACCGGCTAGCTATAAGGAAAATTGCGACAGACTCGATTTCCTCGCCGACAAGCAAAAGAAACAAATATGCGGAATGTCAGAGAAAGTTATGGCcgtatgtaataaatacaaCATGATATTCCATTATCAGAATCTCCTCATCTTGAATAAACATACatgttaatattgtttttattgtgtCTTCAGAGTTTATCACACGGAGCTAGAATCGGCATAGAAGAATGCCAACATCAATTCCGGCACAGTCGTTGGAACTGTAGTACTGTGGAAAATTCTACAGATATCTTTGGAGGCGTTATGTCTGTCAGTAAGTTGACaaattttgtatttcatttaaacaaattttattttatcttcaatttataccaagaaggcctaacaggtaaccccaatgcgccctcctggccagaaacattgtacatttgatacaaatattattatcattatacaaagtacataaatacaatccACAGATACcgttatggtcaaatttgtaaatttacagcattttatacaattcagcgaaattccatttttttccaattctgaaaactcgagattttgcgagaaaatgggtaaggttgccaattttttggaaccgattcaatgaaaataagataaattggcaaactctgataggaaacgatcgacctggagtcacaaatccaaggtctggccaatagaaACCAGTGGtatttgaacctgtgaccactctttacaaagcattatatgctaaccacttgtctattctgctggttataagAATTAGATcatgtaaatgtaaatattaatctAAGTTATAAACACAATCGAATAAttgcatatttataattatcatattcatCTTTATCTTTAACTgtgaaatgtgttttttttatatgtctgaaagcggtctccgtgatttgacagaatgttaaattacagaaaacgcaaatatcagaatgcaaagatcgaaaatcgaaagatcttaagtcgaaagatcaaaaaaaaatggtgcatggtaaacggtacatactcacttaatttgcgcgagcaggatacaacaggaacaagaggaacatgcttttcctcccgtgttaatgtgcgcgcgcagaatacgggaggaaaagcatgttcctcttgttcctgttgtatcctgctcgcgcaaattaagtgagtatgtacgtgagtatgtaccgtttaccatgcaccatttttttttgatctttcgacttaagatctttcgattttcgatctttgccttccgatatttgcgttttctgtaatttaacattctgtcaagtcacgtagacccgtctGAAAgctgtcaaaatttatatttattttattttattcatctacatacatatttatatatttaacattttggaccattttggcattacaggaagaacctgatgcgccacaatggcctacataataaaataaaataagagagggaaaaaacaaaatttattcgtagcgttcatttgtttgttttatttattgaattaaaaaaaatgaatatttaatgacagccaatcagaaacaatttttacacacacacacacaacaaatGTTCTTTGTTTTAGTTAAATGTTCTATCTATATAAATGTTATGTTCACTTAAAGtaatggcaaagtgctcaatgtTATGATTGAaatcatatgtaaattaattatttccaaTGTGAAACTGCGTGTGGTGGTTGGCATGTTGTGTGAAAATTGTTTACATGTTCGTGGAACGACTTTGAGTGATTCGTCTGTCTGGTGCAAGTTACAAGTTTCATAAACAAATGCAACGTATCTTCAACTCGGTGATGATTTAAACCAAACATTTCTTTCTCGGCGTAGCTGTATAATCTATCACCGTTGTGATGAAAAGTATAGAAATTTACTGTGAATCATTtcaatgaatgttttttttatatattgcagATAGCCGGGAAGCGTCTTACATATATGCCGTGTCTTCTGCATCAGTCGCTTGGGCCATTACAAGGTCGTGCGCCAAAGGAGAGCTCAACGATTGCTCTTGCGATAATAGAGTTAGAAAGAAAACGCCTAAAAATTGGCAATGGGGTGGCTGTTCTGAggtaaagtacatatatacatatattcaatatagtATGTAAATAACAAAGAACtcttacatataattattttgcatttattacaTTCAGGATATTCATTATGGTGAAAAGTTCAGCAGAGAATTCATTGACGCCAGAGAAGATAGGGTAGATTCCGTAGGTCTTATGAATTTGCATAACAATGAAGCTGGTCGACGGGtaatttcatattgattttcaaAGTATATAGAAGAAGTATTGTGTTTCATTGttaatgtttatgtattttagGCTATACGTTCCAGAATGCAAAGGGTTTGTAAATGCCATGGAATGTCTGGATCTTGCTCAGTGAGAGTCTGTTGGCGTAAATTACCAAACTTTCGTATTGTTGGAGAAGCGCTCACTGCTCGTTACGATGGTGCTTCACACGTAAAGGTAATCGaactaattttcaattaaattttttttaaaggtactctcaaatatatgtaaatgatatGTTTAAGCAAGGACCcgaaccgtt containing:
- the LOC143919583 gene encoding protein Wnt-4-like, encoding MELLARFPLFFVWSLLALVDFAFASWWNLGMPQIISGNGVALDGSPASYKENCDRLDFLADKQKKQICGMSEKVMASLSHGARIGIEECQHQFRHSRWNCSTVENSTDIFGGVMSVNSREASYIYAVSSASVAWAITRSCAKGELNDCSCDNRVRKKTPKNWQWGGCSEDIHYGEKFSREFIDAREDRVDSVGLMNLHNNEAGRRAIRSRMQRVCKCHGMSGSCSVRVCWRKLPNFRIVGEALTARYDGASHVKVVDRKRGKKMKKLRPYHPDMKKPNKTDLVYLDDSPDYCESNEAMDILGTHGRLCNRTSAGSDGCRLLCCGRGYQTRVFDTDEKCQCRFVWCCNVVCETCHYKKEEHICN